One genomic window of Halobellus limi includes the following:
- a CDS encoding NfeD family protein — MLEGAPSIALQLSIPPETLPLLLVVAGIGLSVLEAFAPGAHFVVLGVALLAAGLVGLLLGPLASPIVLGVLVLLFGAVSLYGYRELDIYGGKGSGQTSDSTSLRGRTGRVTERVTPTEGEVKLDEGGFNPFYSARSVDGELEEGTEVVVIDPGGGNVVTVESLSTNYDEIDRELDRGAAAAGDDESAGTDSDGPTGGDDPNAEADSDADLQTERETESDRA, encoded by the coding sequence ATGCTCGAAGGTGCGCCCTCGATCGCCCTGCAGCTCTCGATCCCGCCGGAGACGCTGCCGCTGCTGCTCGTCGTCGCCGGGATCGGTCTCAGCGTCCTCGAAGCGTTCGCGCCGGGCGCGCACTTCGTCGTGCTCGGCGTGGCGCTGTTGGCCGCGGGGCTCGTCGGCCTCCTCTTGGGGCCGCTCGCCTCCCCGATCGTCCTCGGCGTTCTCGTCCTCCTCTTCGGGGCGGTCTCGCTCTACGGCTACCGCGAACTCGACATCTACGGCGGGAAGGGCTCCGGGCAGACCAGCGACTCGACGAGCCTCCGAGGCCGAACCGGACGGGTCACAGAGCGGGTCACGCCAACCGAGGGCGAAGTCAAACTCGACGAGGGTGGGTTCAATCCCTTCTACTCCGCCCGATCGGTCGACGGCGAACTCGAAGAGGGGACCGAGGTCGTCGTGATCGACCCCGGCGGCGGCAACGTCGTCACGGTCGAGTCGCTGTCGACGAACTACGACGAGATCGATCGGGAACTCGACCGCGGGGCCGCGGCGGCGGGCGACGACGAGAGCGCCGGCACCGACTCGGACGGTCCGACCGGCGGGGACGACCCGAACGCCGAGGCCGATTCCGACGCCGATTTACAGACCGAGCGGGAGACCGAGAGCGACCGAGCCTGA
- a CDS encoding histidine kinase N-terminal 7TM domain-containing protein, whose amino-acid sequence MLSAFPWLAAASLASGVVSLGFMRYLWPYRDRLGGRFFLATIGCEALWSLSYGLALFVFDPALREAFEVPIWTAINFIGVFFLAFALEYTGRGHLLRSKAMGSVVALQVLHTLLVVTNPLHRIAWSDYAVEPTYGLATVVYAHQPWLFVNAAGFILMIAVASFLLADTVFSYGPLYRTQAAAIAVSPIFPGVPFLLWLAEVGATPPLNLTPLLFPVHLAFDMYAFFSRDMFEMVPAARRVADRAAIDNLGSAVVIVDSGRRIIECNDEAGRLLGTARSDALGRRLETHLDDVDLDGDNEPITRRRAGGKRTYAVATSPLTDATGAAVGDTIVFQDITEERRREQRLAVLNRVLRHNLRNDLNVVSGYLEMAEARVDDEDVRRMLDVAAENTAGVVELGEKARYIERALDAGVDDPDPVELRPLLEEITEGLSETEPDAGGRSETEPAAEITVDVDDDVTVRAAPSLLEAVFENLLENAIEHDPSETPTVTVRTAEDEAEPGFLAVEVADDGPGIPEHELAVLDETGETALEHGSGLGLWIVTWGVDSLGGAVDFEVGASGTNVVLRLPTASETAGSRGDGVAERDNP is encoded by the coding sequence GTGCTCTCCGCGTTCCCGTGGCTGGCGGCCGCGTCGCTGGCCTCGGGGGTCGTCTCCCTGGGGTTTATGCGGTACCTCTGGCCGTATCGGGACCGCCTCGGCGGGCGGTTCTTCCTCGCGACGATCGGATGTGAGGCGCTCTGGTCGCTGTCGTACGGGCTCGCGCTGTTCGTGTTCGATCCGGCCCTGCGCGAGGCCTTCGAGGTGCCGATCTGGACCGCGATCAACTTCATCGGGGTGTTCTTTCTCGCCTTCGCGCTGGAGTACACGGGGCGGGGGCACCTCCTCCGGTCGAAGGCGATGGGGAGCGTCGTCGCCCTCCAGGTGCTCCACACTCTCCTCGTCGTCACCAACCCGCTCCACCGGATCGCCTGGAGCGACTACGCCGTCGAACCGACCTACGGCCTCGCGACCGTCGTCTACGCCCACCAGCCGTGGCTGTTCGTCAACGCCGCCGGCTTCATCCTGATGATCGCGGTCGCCTCGTTCCTGCTGGCGGATACGGTGTTCAGCTACGGGCCGCTGTACCGGACCCAGGCGGCGGCCATCGCCGTCTCGCCGATCTTCCCGGGCGTCCCGTTTCTGCTCTGGTTGGCCGAGGTCGGCGCGACGCCGCCGCTGAACCTCACGCCGCTGCTCTTTCCGGTCCACCTGGCGTTCGACATGTACGCGTTCTTCTCCCGGGACATGTTCGAGATGGTGCCCGCGGCCCGGCGCGTCGCCGACCGCGCCGCCATCGACAACCTGGGATCGGCGGTCGTCATCGTCGACAGCGGCCGGCGGATCATCGAGTGCAACGACGAGGCGGGGCGGCTGCTCGGCACCGCCCGGAGCGACGCGCTCGGTCGACGGCTCGAAACTCACCTCGACGACGTCGACCTCGACGGCGACAACGAGCCGATCACGCGACGGCGAGCGGGCGGGAAGCGGACCTACGCCGTCGCGACGTCGCCGCTCACGGACGCCACCGGGGCCGCCGTCGGCGACACCATCGTCTTTCAGGACATCACCGAGGAGCGCCGGCGCGAACAGCGTCTCGCCGTTCTCAACAGGGTGCTTCGGCACAACCTCCGGAACGACCTGAACGTCGTCTCCGGCTACCTGGAGATGGCCGAAGCGCGCGTCGACGACGAGGACGTCCGGCGGATGCTCGACGTCGCCGCCGAGAACACCGCGGGAGTCGTCGAACTGGGCGAGAAGGCCCGCTACATCGAGCGGGCGCTGGACGCGGGCGTCGACGACCCCGACCCCGTCGAACTGCGACCGCTTCTCGAAGAGATCACCGAGGGGCTCTCGGAGACGGAACCCGATGCCGGGGGACGCTCGGAGACGGAACCGGCTGCCGAGATCACCGTCGACGTCGACGACGACGTGACGGTCCGGGCGGCCCCGTCGCTCCTGGAGGCCGTCTTCGAGAACCTGCTGGAGAACGCGATCGAACACGACCCCTCCGAGACTCCGACCGTGACCGTCCGGACCGCAGAGGACGAAGCGGAACCGGGGTTCCTCGCGGTCGAGGTCGCGGACGACGGCCCGGGGATCCCCGAGCACGAACTCGCCGTCCTCGACGAGACGGGGGAGACGGCCCTCGAACACGGGAGCGGACTGGGGCTGTGGATCGTCACGTGGGGCGTCGACTCCCTCGGCGGCGCCGTCGACTTCGAGGTCGGGGCGTCGGGGACGAACGTGGTTCTGCGACTGCCGACTGCGTCCGAGACGGCCGGCTCGCGGGGCGACGGCGTCGCGGAGCGTGACAACCCTTAA